In Bacteroidota bacterium, one genomic interval encodes:
- the nrfD gene encoding polysulfide reductase NrfD, whose amino-acid sequence MKEEIIVSGRMNEGIDPYLNMWHWEIPVYLFLGGLAAGLIFFSALYTIAAKEKEYKTAVKSASILAPFIIILGLVALFLDLKHKLFFWQLYTTIKLESPMSWGAWTLMAITPLSLVWTATFLKDLFPVVKFDKSLYVWILKLAIKQTDGEQNWEWNYKMLVVLESWIVKNRILYAWVLIFYSVILGVYTGILLSAFNARPLWNTSILGPLFLVSGLSTAAATIMWMSKDHAERKMFSKIDLILIIIELFLIAHLFMGFRAGPEVQVEAAKLFLGGEYTVQFWIFVVAIGMVLPAILEIIELAGKRIPVFIPAILILFGGVFFRFIMVDAGQIIRYLY is encoded by the coding sequence ATGAAAGAAGAAATAATTGTTAGTGGAAGAATGAACGAGGGTATTGATCCTTATCTGAATATGTGGCACTGGGAAATACCAGTTTATCTGTTTTTAGGAGGATTAGCTGCCGGCTTAATATTCTTTTCTGCCCTATATACCATAGCCGCAAAAGAAAAGGAATATAAAACTGCTGTGAAATCAGCATCCATTTTAGCACCATTTATCATCATTCTTGGTTTGGTAGCCCTGTTTCTTGACCTGAAACATAAGTTATTTTTCTGGCAACTATACACTACTATTAAACTTGAGTCGCCTATGTCATGGGGTGCATGGACCTTGATGGCAATAACACCGCTTAGTTTGGTTTGGACAGCAACTTTTCTTAAGGATCTATTTCCGGTGGTTAAGTTCGATAAGTCTCTTTATGTTTGGATACTGAAACTGGCCATAAAGCAAACTGATGGTGAACAGAATTGGGAATGGAACTATAAAATGCTGGTTGTTTTGGAGTCATGGATTGTTAAAAATAGGATACTTTATGCATGGGTACTCATTTTCTATTCTGTCATTCTTGGTGTATATACTGGAATCTTATTGTCAGCCTTCAATGCACGTCCACTTTGGAATACATCAATACTGGGTCCTTTGTTCCTTGTTTCAGGTCTTTCAACTGCTGCTGCAACAATTATGTGGATGTCAAAGGATCACGCAGAAAGAAAAATGTTTAGTAAGATAGATTTAATTTTAATCATTATCGAACTATTTCTTATTGCTCATCTATTTATGGGTTTCAGGGCAGGCCCCGAAGTACAGGTTGAAGCTGCAAAGCTTTTCCTTGGTGGTGAATATACTGTGCAGTTCTGGATATTTGTTGTAGCAATTGGGATGGTATTACCAGCTATTCTTGAAATAATTGAACTTGCCGGGAAAAGAATACCTGTATTCATTCCGGCAA
- a CDS encoding 4Fe-4S dicluster domain-containing protein codes for MRYAMVIDTKKCVGCCDCVVACQTENDVPHGYARDWIVELTDGTYPKLTLEIRSERCNHCSNSPCVRCCPTGASHYEKGGIVIVTEEKCIGCGACIESCPYDARFSHPEGHVDKCTFCLHRLEKDLDPFCVSVCPTKCMYFGDLDEPNNEVSKLLATRRWKVLSPEIGTKPQIFYLY; via the coding sequence ATGAGATATGCGATGGTAATAGATACAAAAAAGTGTGTAGGATGCTGCGACTGTGTAGTAGCCTGCCAGACTGAAAATGATGTACCGCATGGATATGCGCGCGACTGGATTGTAGAACTGACAGATGGAACATATCCAAAACTTACACTTGAGATACGATCGGAGCGTTGTAACCATTGTAGCAATTCTCCATGTGTAAGATGTTGTCCGACCGGAGCTAGCCATTACGAAAAAGGTGGCATTGTTATAGTAACAGAAGAAAAATGTATTGGTTGTGGTGCATGTATTGAATCATGTCCTTACGATGCCAGATTCTCCCATCCTGAAGGACATGTTGATAAATGCACCTTCTGTTTACACCGGCTTGAAAAAGACCTTGATCCCTTCTGTGTTTCAGTATGTCCAACCAAGTGTATGTATTTTGGCGACCTTGATGAACCGAATAATGAAGTAAGTAAACTGCTTGCTACACGTAGGTGGAAAGTGCTATCCCCGGAAATTGGTACCAAACCACAGATTTTTTATCTCTACTAA
- a CDS encoding molybdopterin-dependent oxidoreductase, whose product MKRRKFIKITSLTATSAFFANSAFSANSLFDNKSREERRQLKNSRYLRYPNYCEICFWNCAGWIYSREDSGVWKIVGNEKDLNSNGRFCPRGTGGLGMYYDKDRLKRPLIRVKENGNEYFKPVSWDKALSVIAEKFTKIKEQHGAESIALFKHGSSGKHFNKLMKAFGTKNIAGPAYAQCKGPREEAFDITFGKALKSPEPLDIDNTKCLVLIGSHLGENMHNGQVQEMSNAIDNKATIITVDPRFSTAASKSDFWLPIKPATDLALLLAWIHVIIDEKLYDVEYLEKYAIGFEELKAHVKDYTPEWAADKTKIEADVIRETARRMAYAAPAVIINPGRHVTWYGDDTQRLRAVAILNAILGAYGRKGGIYFPQKTGLPAYPAPAYPKPAWDWKDLADGKYQFAKSSITNVILDATLPENTSEKQIKSWIVVGSNLPLTMPDTQKTLKAIDNLDFLVVVDTMPMEITGYADVILPECTYIERHDDIRIAQNRIPTLAIRVPAARPKYQTKPGWWIAQRLAIKLGLGEFFNFSEYEDVLRWQLDKIGMDFDEVKKKGVVQLGVDEKKLYIDGYDDYQFKTPSGKIELYSKQLEEAGFDPLPVYTEHPEPPENFYRLNYGRAPMHTFSRTSNNPHLNDMMNENKLWVNPKVAKKWDMNNNDEVYLENQDGVVSSFPIKVRVTERIRPDSVYMIHGFGHSNKKLSRAYGKGASDSELITNVLVDPLMGGTGLRGNFVTFKKNIGTKEEVES is encoded by the coding sequence ATGAAAAGAAGAAAATTCATTAAAATAACATCTCTAACTGCAACTTCGGCTTTCTTTGCAAATTCAGCCTTCTCTGCAAATTCACTTTTCGACAATAAATCGAGAGAGGAGAGGCGACAGCTAAAGAATAGCAGATACCTGCGATATCCGAATTACTGTGAGATTTGTTTTTGGAATTGTGCTGGCTGGATCTATTCAAGAGAAGATTCCGGAGTATGGAAAATCGTCGGTAATGAAAAAGACTTAAACAGCAACGGAAGGTTCTGTCCACGTGGGACAGGTGGTCTCGGTATGTATTATGACAAAGACAGACTGAAAAGACCATTGATAAGGGTTAAAGAAAATGGAAATGAGTATTTTAAACCTGTATCGTGGGACAAAGCCTTATCAGTAATTGCCGAAAAGTTTACCAAGATTAAGGAGCAGCACGGTGCAGAAAGCATTGCACTCTTTAAGCATGGTTCCAGTGGTAAACATTTTAATAAGTTAATGAAGGCTTTTGGCACAAAAAACATTGCCGGACCAGCCTATGCTCAATGTAAAGGACCACGAGAAGAGGCGTTCGATATTACCTTTGGAAAGGCATTGAAGTCACCGGAACCACTTGATATTGATAATACAAAGTGCCTAGTACTTATTGGGTCACATCTGGGTGAGAACATGCACAACGGACAGGTACAAGAAATGTCGAATGCTATCGATAATAAGGCAACAATCATCACAGTTGACCCAAGGTTTTCAACAGCAGCAAGTAAATCAGACTTCTGGCTTCCAATTAAGCCCGCCACAGATCTGGCACTTCTCCTGGCTTGGATTCATGTTATTATTGATGAAAAGCTATACGATGTAGAGTATCTTGAGAAATATGCCATTGGATTCGAAGAGTTGAAAGCTCATGTCAAAGATTATACACCTGAATGGGCTGCCGATAAAACCAAGATCGAAGCAGACGTAATCAGGGAAACAGCCAGAAGGATGGCATATGCTGCTCCAGCAGTTATTATTAATCCGGGAAGACATGTTACTTGGTATGGTGACGATACGCAAAGACTTAGGGCTGTTGCCATTCTAAATGCTATATTAGGTGCCTATGGACGAAAAGGCGGGATCTATTTTCCGCAGAAGACCGGACTTCCGGCGTATCCGGCACCAGCTTACCCTAAACCTGCCTGGGATTGGAAAGACTTGGCTGATGGTAAATACCAGTTTGCGAAAAGTTCCATTACTAATGTTATTCTTGATGCTACATTACCTGAGAATACAAGTGAAAAGCAGATAAAATCATGGATCGTAGTAGGTTCTAATTTGCCTCTTACGATGCCTGATACACAAAAAACTTTAAAGGCAATTGATAATCTTGATTTCCTTGTTGTAGTTGATACAATGCCAATGGAAATAACCGGATATGCTGACGTTATATTACCAGAATGTACCTATATCGAAAGACATGATGATATACGAATTGCTCAAAACAGGATTCCAACACTAGCTATAAGAGTTCCTGCAGCACGACCGAAATACCAAACCAAACCAGGATGGTGGATTGCTCAGCGATTAGCTATAAAACTGGGACTTGGAGAATTCTTCAATTTTAGCGAATATGAAGATGTACTTAGATGGCAACTTGATAAAATCGGTATGGACTTCGATGAGGTGAAGAAAAAAGGAGTAGTGCAGCTGGGTGTAGATGAAAAGAAACTCTATATTGATGGATACGATGATTATCAGTTTAAAACACCCTCAGGAAAGATAGAGCTCTATTCCAAACAACTTGAGGAGGCTGGGTTTGATCCACTACCGGTTTACACAGAACATCCAGAACCACCAGAAAACTTTTACCGACTGAATTATGGTCGTGCACCAATGCATACCTTCAGTCGTACATCGAACAACCCGCATCTGAATGATATGATGAATGAAAACAAGCTTTGGGTTAATCCAAAAGTTGCGAAGAAGTGGGATATGAACAACAACGATGAAGTTTATCTGGAAAATCAGGATGGAGTCGTCTCTTCATTCCCTATTAAAGTCAGGGTAACTGAACGAATAAGACCGGATTCAGTGTATATGATTCACGGCTTCGGACACAGTAACAAGAAACTTTCACGGGCTTATGGAAAAGGAGCAAGCGATTCAGAATTAATAACCAATGTGCTAGTTGACCCACTAATGGGTGGTACAGGCTTACGTGGAAATTTTGTGACTTTTAAAAAGAATATCGGAACTAAAGAGGAGGTTGAGTCATGA
- a CDS encoding sulfurtransferase, whose protein sequence is MKIKIFLLTLIFILPFFISAQDVISVKDASKLTKDANTVIVACVKPESYQKVHITNSVNIYHKDLYNNEPVKSMLKPAGELAKIFGEKGLTTSKQIILYDKGTYKYAGRIYWILKYMGAENVKIIDGNFDGWRKGRKPVTKNPSKVKPATFTPKVNKAAIASLSDVKVGKAMLIDVRPVAEFNGSEGKTEKLGHIPNAVNFHFEDVIAIDGKIKPKAELVAMFNKAGITANKEIILYCTSSVRAGVVYMALTSILGNKNVKVYDGGVYEWLAKGNKVVK, encoded by the coding sequence ATGAAAATTAAAATATTTTTGTTAACACTAATTTTTATTCTGCCTTTCTTTATTAGTGCTCAGGATGTAATCTCAGTTAAGGATGCTTCTAAACTTACTAAAGATGCAAATACTGTTATTGTAGCATGTGTGAAACCAGAAAGCTATCAAAAAGTTCATATAACTAATTCTGTTAATATTTATCACAAAGACCTTTATAATAACGAACCGGTGAAGAGCATGTTAAAGCCAGCTGGTGAGCTTGCTAAAATATTTGGTGAGAAGGGATTAACAACATCAAAACAGATTATTCTGTACGACAAAGGAACATACAAGTATGCTGGACGTATTTACTGGATACTGAAGTACATGGGTGCAGAAAATGTAAAAATAATTGATGGGAATTTTGATGGTTGGAGAAAAGGTCGCAAGCCTGTAACTAAAAACCCATCTAAAGTTAAACCTGCTACATTTACTCCAAAAGTGAACAAGGCAGCTATTGCATCATTATCAGACGTAAAAGTAGGAAAAGCTATGCTCATTGATGTTCGACCTGTAGCTGAATTTAATGGTTCTGAAGGCAAAACAGAAAAATTAGGGCATATTCCTAATGCTGTTAATTTTCATTTCGAAGATGTTATAGCTATAGATGGTAAAATAAAACCAAAAGCAGAACTCGTAGCAATGTTTAACAAAGCAGGAATAACGGCAAATAAAGAGATTATTCTTTATTGTACATCCAGTGTAAGAGCAGGTGTTGTATATATGGCATTAACTTCAATTCTTGGTAATAAGAACGTTAAAGTTTATGATGGTGGTGTTTATGAATGGCTCGCAAAAGGAAACAAGGTAGTCAAATAA
- a CDS encoding rhodanese-like domain-containing protein, whose amino-acid sequence MKKSIYYSLIILSVLIMCTVGCKEVKVIKTVDEMVLEAQTNVPQISPEDLKTIIDTAEMYLIIDVREKNEYDKAYIPGAINIPRGLVEFRIAKESFWEEEMLYMPLKEELIILCCKKGQRGALSASALQSMGYTNVMNVEGGLNAWKAAYSDLVEKNEVVTSGPKMMATGSDSDDGGC is encoded by the coding sequence ATGAAAAAATCGATTTATTACAGTTTAATAATCCTAAGCGTATTAATTATGTGTACAGTTGGATGCAAAGAAGTGAAAGTTATTAAGACAGTTGATGAAATGGTATTGGAAGCCCAGACAAATGTTCCCCAGATTTCACCTGAAGACCTGAAAACAATCATTGATACTGCCGAAATGTACCTCATTATTGATGTTAGGGAAAAGAATGAGTACGACAAGGCCTACATTCCTGGAGCAATTAATATTCCAAGAGGATTAGTTGAATTTAGAATTGCCAAGGAGAGCTTCTGGGAAGAGGAGATGTTATATATGCCACTTAAAGAAGAACTCATCATTTTATGTTGTAAGAAAGGACAAAGGGGAGCTTTATCTGCAAGTGCCTTGCAGAGTATGGGCTATACCAATGTTATGAATGTAGAGGGTGGACTAAATGCATGGAAAGCTGCTTATTCAGATTTGGTAGAGAAGAATGAAGTTGTAACATCAGGTCCTAAGATGATGGCTACAGGTAGTGACTCAGATGATGGAGGATGTTAA
- a CDS encoding Crp/Fnr family transcriptional regulator: MMSNITAFNSCSIESGSHWCFDNLSSDEKAMIEKTNVVIKYKKGEIFAKQGAFASHVIFLKEGLAKIFLEENQKTLILKIIPSENIIGLTSLLEGNTVFQYSAQAYQDSIVHLVDINVFRKLIKMNAKFASCIINILTENAIQTYGRFFCLTQKQSYGRFADILCCLSERIYKQRKFQLLLSRKELAELTGLSVESVSRMIKEFKNDGIMKFQGKDVEITDFVALKRISVMG, encoded by the coding sequence ATGATGAGTAATATAACTGCATTTAATAGTTGTTCTATTGAAAGTGGAAGTCATTGGTGTTTCGACAATTTAAGCTCTGACGAAAAGGCAATGATAGAAAAAACCAATGTTGTAATAAAATATAAAAAAGGAGAAATCTTTGCTAAGCAAGGAGCTTTTGCTTCTCATGTAATATTTTTAAAAGAAGGGCTGGCAAAAATTTTTCTCGAAGAAAACCAGAAAACCTTAATTCTAAAAATTATACCATCTGAGAATATTATTGGACTTACTTCACTTCTTGAAGGTAATACGGTTTTTCAATATTCTGCCCAAGCCTATCAAGATTCCATTGTCCATTTGGTTGATATTAATGTATTTAGAAAACTCATAAAAATGAATGCAAAATTTGCATCCTGCATTATCAATATCCTTACCGAAAATGCTATTCAGACTTATGGTCGTTTTTTCTGTCTTACACAAAAACAGTCCTACGGAAGATTTGCTGACATTCTTTGCTGCCTTTCAGAAAGAATTTACAAACAGAGAAAATTTCAATTATTGCTCTCACGAAAAGAACTTGCAGAACTTACCGGTCTTTCGGTGGAAAGTGTTTCACGAATGATAAAAGAGTTTAAGAACGATGGAATAATGAAATTTCAGGGGAAAG